CTCACGTCACGTGGAATTCAGTCCGGACGGTGAGCTGCTCTTCCTGACGCGGTTCGGCTTCCTGGCGCTGAGCCTGGCGGAAGGCTCCCGCGTGTTCCGCCACGAGGTGGACAACGACTTCTATGGAAGCAGCGTGGCGCCCTCTCCGGATGGAACCCTGGTGGCGTGGGGCGAGCCGGATGGCACGGTGGGGCTGTGGGGGGCCGCGACGTCGGGTTAGAGGCCCTTCTTCGCCCGCAGCGCCTGCTCGACTTCGCGGAATGCGTCGTCGGCTTCGAGCACCCAGATGCGCTCCCGCACGCTTCATGCACTAGACTCCTCCCTCAGGAGGGTCGTGGCATGAGTGCTCGTCGTAGCGGAGTGCGAGCTTGCGTCATCGGAAGCCTGATGGTGCTCGGCGCGTGCAAGGGTACCCTGACGGGGCCGGACGTCCCGGATGCCGGCGTCTCTCCCGCTTCTGATGGCGGAAGCGACGTCACCGAGCTCTCCCCGAACCTGATTCCCCAGGAGGAGCTCTTCACCTGCCAGGGGGCCGTCTCTGATGCCCCCACACGCCTTCGCCGCGTCAACCGGTGGCAGTGGACCCGCAACGTGGGCGGCGCCGTGACGCGCGGATGGACCGGTTTCAGCTTCTACGACAATCCGCTCGACCCGAATCCACGCGCGCCCTACGGCAGCTACGCCGTCGATGAGACGGTCGATGAATCCATGGTCGAGATCATCCTCCCCATCGTGGACGAGTACGGCGCGACGTGGGCCGGGCCCTACACCGGCTCGAACAGACTCGACCTGCTCCGCGAGGACCCTTCGTTGCGCTGCATGTGGGAGCAGGCGCAGCCGAGCACCGCCTGCATTCGCAACTACCTCGCCACCCTGCTCGAGCGGGGTGTGATGTACCGGCCGGCGCGCGCGGATGAGCTGGACCGGCTGGCCGCCTTCACCCAGTCGGTGCTCGCGCAGGAGCCCTCCGGTGGAGGCGAGGACGTCCGGACCCACAGCCTCTCGCGCGTCGTCACCGCGGCGACGTTGATGAGTGGCGCGCTCTTCCGCGAGGAGCTGGGCACACCGCTCGGCAACGGCCGCGTCGAGCTCGGCGAGTGGGAGCTCGCGCAGCAGCTCTCCTATGCGCTGGGCGAGCGCGCCCCGGGCGCGGTTCCCACCTGGAGGTGGCCTGAGACCTCCGCCTCCTCCAAGGGCCACTACGGAGACATCGCCGACGCAGCGCGCGACGGAGGCATTCGCTCGCCGCAGGTCGTGGCCTCCCTGATTGAGCAGCATGTCGGCGGCGTGGACCCCACCCGCTTCGACCTGGTCCAGGACTTCGGCGAGGGGGAGCGTCCCCGCCGGGGCGAGGCCTGGCTCTCCGATGGCGTGGCGAACTTCTTCCGCCAATGGCTGGGCTACACGCAGGTGGAGGCCATCTTCAAGGAGCGCCCGGAGGCGACCAGCGCCTTCGACGATGGGGAGCTGAGTGGCTACCGGGCGCAGGCCTCGGCCTGGGACAACCTGCTCACCGGTTACTACGGCGACGAGTCGACGCTGATTCAGCAGATGGACGACTTCGTCGCGCGCGCGGTGGTGGATGACGTCGCGGTGCTCGAGACGCTGTTGACCTCCCGGCGGTTCTTCCTCGCCGCGACCCAGGACTCGGGCTTCGACGGCAACGCCACGCGGTACACGGGCCAGCCCTACGGCACCACCGCCGAAATCGCCGCGACCCCCGAAGCGCGCTGGCGGACGCTGCCGGCGTCGGAGCGCGCGGGAGTGCTCACCCACCCGGCCTGGTTGGCCTCGCATGGCGGAAACTTCGAGGACGACCCGTCCGCGGTACACCGGGGCAAGTGGGTGCGGGAGAACCTCCTCTGCGGCTATGTGCCACCCCTCAGCTCGGTGCGCGTGAGGGCGCAGGTGGGGCCTCACGCGCCGGACAAGAACGCGCGGGTGCGCCTCGAGGAGGCGACCGGCAGGAACGAATGCCAGGGCTGTCACTCGCTGATGAACCCGCTCGGCTACCCGTTCGAAACCTACAACCATGCCGGCTACCTGCGGAGGAGGGACCACGCCCCCGACGGTGGGTGGATGGCGCCCGACGGGCAGTCGACGTTGCGCAACATGCCGGACCCGAGCTTGGACGGACCCGTGAGGGATGCGGTGGAGCTCAGCGAGAAGCTCGCCGCCTCGGGCCACGTGAAGCGCTGCTTCATCCGAAACGTCTTCCGCTACTTCATGGGCCGCGACGAGAACCGGAGCGACGCCTGCACGCTGGTGCGGATGGAGCAGGCCTACGACGAGCACCAGGGCTCGTTCAAGGCCCTGCTGAGAGCCCTGATGACCAGCGACACCTGGACGACGCGCCGCGAGCCGGCGCAGGGAGAGTGAGCATGCTGACCCGACGCGCGTTGCTCAAGTCCGCCGTGGCCGCTGGCCTGTTCGCTCCGCTCTACCGCGAGGCGCTCGCCCAGACGGCGAAGCCCATGCGGCTGGTGCTGGTGCTGGAGTGCAATGGCATCTATCCCGAGGCGTTCCTGTCCAGTGGGACGCGCGCGGCCCTCGGGCCGGGAATTCGCAATCGGCACAACTTCCTCGACGTGTATCCCGAGACGCCGTTGCTCCGCACGGGCGATGACCTCTCCAGCGCGCTGTGCCTGGGGCCGCTCGCCGGAGGCAGCGGGGTGCCGTCCCTGGAAAACCGCGCGGCGGTGTTGCTCGGGCTGTCGTCGACCATCGCCGGAGGTGGGCACTCGTCGGGAACGGGGGCGCTGAGCTGCGCGGTGAATGGCTCGGCGGCCACCCTCGATGCGGTGCTGGCGCCGAGGCTCAAGCGCACCGCGCCCTTCGACGCCATCCGGCTTGGCACCAGCTCCGCGCGCACCGCCATCGTCTACGAGACGTGTGCGTACGGCCCGCGCAAGCCCGCCGGCCTCCTGGTGAACCCGATGCTCGCGTACAACACCCTCTTCGGCTCACTCTCGGCCGGCTCGGGGGTGGGGCAGGAGCGCCAGATGCTCTTCGACTTCGCGCGCGAGGACGCGAAGGCCGCGCTTGGGACTTTCAAGGGCAACTCCCACGAGCGCCTGAAGCTGGAGCGGTACCTGGCCTCGCTCGAGGCGCTGCGTTCGAGGGAGTCGCAGCTGCGGGGAATGGCGGCGCAGGTGACGCCGCTGCTGCCCCCACACCCGTCCGTGAACCCGCTGCTCCAGGGAGGCAGCACCCCGCCCGACTCCCTCAAATGGCTCGAGGCGCAATTCGAGCTCGCCACCACCGCGCTGCTGGGCGGGCTGACGAACGTGGTGGTGCTGGCGGCGGGGACCTCGGGTTTCGACGTGGCCTATGACCCGGGCATCGCGAGCGTCGGGCGGCACGACCTTCAGCACGGCATCGACAACGCGGCCAACTGGACCGGCATCGCCGCGGTCACCCGGAAGCACGTGGCCCTGGTGGCGAAGCTCGCACGCGCGCTGGCGGAGACGCCGGAGCTCAACGCGTCCGGTTCGATGCTGGACCACACGGCGATTGTCTTGATGTCCGACAATGGCGAACAGCACCACTCGGAAGGCCGGGAGTGGCCCAAGCTCGTCCTCGGTGGCAATGCGCTGGGGCTGAAGACGGATGGACGGACCGTGGTGTACCCGGCCGAAGGCAAGGCCCGGAATCGCCAGGTGTCCAACCTGTTCAACACCTTGGGCCACGCGGCGGGCGACTCCGGCTTCAACGCCTTCGGGGCGGAGGGACCGACGAGAATCGTCGAAGGGCCCCTGTCGGAGCTGCTCGGGTAGGCCGGCAACGAATCCAAGGGGTTGGAGCGAGGATTCCGGGTCTCTTCAGACCCCTACGCAACTTCTTCTCGGTTGATGCGAAAATCAATCTCAAGAAGTTCCTCCCCCCCTTTCCACGAGAGCCCCTTCCCGTGAGCACCTATTCCGTTCGCAGCGGCGACACCCTGTCCGCCATCGCCAAGAGGTTCGGCACCTCCGTCAGCTCGCTCGCCAAGAGCAACAACATCAAGAACCCCAACCTCATCCTGGCTGGGCAGAAGCTGACCGTCCCCGGCGCCTCCAAGCCTGCCCGTCCGGGCGACAGCTTCGAGCCCACCAAGCCCGCTCCCTCCAAGCCCGCCCCCGCCAAGCCCTCCACGGGCGCCGCCGCGGGCCCGGTGCGTGACGACGACGGCCGCAAGTTCCCCACCTCCGCCGATGGCACCCCCATGTTCCGCCAGGGCGACCCGCAGTGGGGCGGCCGCCGCCTGGGCAGCAGCAGCAGCCTGTCCGCCGCGGGCTGCGCGATGACGGCCACCGCCATGGCCGTGAGCAAGATCTCCGGCAAGGTCATCAACCCCGGCGAGCTGGACCAGCACCTGGACAAGAACGGGGGCTACTCCGGCAACGCCCTCATCTGGGGCAAGGCCTCGCAGATGGCGGGCCTGGGCGCGGGCAAGCCCGGCTGGAGCTTCGACAACATCAACAAGCAGATTGACGCGGGCCGCCCCGTGGTCGTCGGCGTGGACTACAGGGCCGGCTCCAACGGCGGCTCCAACGGCACCGACCACTGGATCACCGTCACCCACCGCAAGGGCAACACCTACTTCGCCAATGACCCGGCCACCGGCAAGGAGATCGCCCTCAAGCGCGACGGCAACCGGCTGGTGGGCGGCCCCAGCAACTACAAGACCACCGGCGAGCTGGTGACGTTCTCCGGCGGCAACCCGCGCCCGGGCACGGCCCCGGCTGGCGGTGGCACCTCCACGCCGAGCGCGGCGGGCGGCTCCGTCAAGGGCCTGAGCCTGCCCGGCGGCGACCTGAAGAAGGGCTCCAAGGGCGCCGCGGTGGAGCAGCTGCAGAAGGCCCTGGTGAAGGCGGGCCACATGACGCAGGCCGAGATGAACACCGGCCCGGGCATCTTCGGGTCCAGGACGGAGGGCGCCCTCAAGGAGTTCCAGGCCGCTCACGGCGTGCCCAACACCGGCTTCTACGGCCCCCTCACCCGCAAGGCCTTCGAGAAGCTCGGCGCCAAGGTGGGCGGGACGACGGGCCCTGGCCCCGTCACGCCCCCGCCCTCCGGTGGCACCAAGGGCGGCGTGTCGCTCGCGCAGCTGCGCAAGGTCATGCCCAACCTCTCCGAGGCCAAGGCCCGGGAGTACCTGCCCCACCTCAACAAGGCCATGGCGGAGGCCAACATCAACACCCCCAAGCGCCAGGCCGCCTTCCTCGCCCAGCTCGCCCACGAGAGCGGCGAGTTCCGCTACATGGAGGAGATCGCCTCGGGTGCCGCCTACGAGGGCCGCAAGGACCTGGGCAACACCCAGCCGGGCGATGGCAAGCGCTTCAAGGGCCGTGGCCCCATCCAGCTCACCGGCCGCGCCAACTACACCGCCGCGAGCAAGGCGCTGGGCATCGACCTGGTGAACAACCCCAAGCGCGCCGCGGACCCGGACGTGGGCTTCCGCACCGCCGCCTGGTTCTGGAACACCCGCAACCTCAACAGCTACGCGGACGCGGGCAACTTCCGCGAAATCACCCGCCGCATC
This is a stretch of genomic DNA from Pyxidicoccus trucidator. It encodes these proteins:
- a CDS encoding DUF1588 domain-containing protein yields the protein MSARRSGVRACVIGSLMVLGACKGTLTGPDVPDAGVSPASDGGSDVTELSPNLIPQEELFTCQGAVSDAPTRLRRVNRWQWTRNVGGAVTRGWTGFSFYDNPLDPNPRAPYGSYAVDETVDESMVEIILPIVDEYGATWAGPYTGSNRLDLLREDPSLRCMWEQAQPSTACIRNYLATLLERGVMYRPARADELDRLAAFTQSVLAQEPSGGGEDVRTHSLSRVVTAATLMSGALFREELGTPLGNGRVELGEWELAQQLSYALGERAPGAVPTWRWPETSASSKGHYGDIADAARDGGIRSPQVVASLIEQHVGGVDPTRFDLVQDFGEGERPRRGEAWLSDGVANFFRQWLGYTQVEAIFKERPEATSAFDDGELSGYRAQASAWDNLLTGYYGDESTLIQQMDDFVARAVVDDVAVLETLLTSRRFFLAATQDSGFDGNATRYTGQPYGTTAEIAATPEARWRTLPASERAGVLTHPAWLASHGGNFEDDPSAVHRGKWVRENLLCGYVPPLSSVRVRAQVGPHAPDKNARVRLEEATGRNECQGCHSLMNPLGYPFETYNHAGYLRRRDHAPDGGWMAPDGQSTLRNMPDPSLDGPVRDAVELSEKLAASGHVKRCFIRNVFRYFMGRDENRSDACTLVRMEQAYDEHQGSFKALLRALMTSDTWTTRREPAQGE
- a CDS encoding DUF1552 domain-containing protein is translated as MLTRRALLKSAVAAGLFAPLYREALAQTAKPMRLVLVLECNGIYPEAFLSSGTRAALGPGIRNRHNFLDVYPETPLLRTGDDLSSALCLGPLAGGSGVPSLENRAAVLLGLSSTIAGGGHSSGTGALSCAVNGSAATLDAVLAPRLKRTAPFDAIRLGTSSARTAIVYETCAYGPRKPAGLLVNPMLAYNTLFGSLSAGSGVGQERQMLFDFAREDAKAALGTFKGNSHERLKLERYLASLEALRSRESQLRGMAAQVTPLLPPHPSVNPLLQGGSTPPDSLKWLEAQFELATTALLGGLTNVVVLAAGTSGFDVAYDPGIASVGRHDLQHGIDNAANWTGIAAVTRKHVALVAKLARALAETPELNASGSMLDHTAIVLMSDNGEQHHSEGREWPKLVLGGNALGLKTDGRTVVYPAEGKARNRQVSNLFNTLGHAAGDSGFNAFGAEGPTRIVEGPLSELLG
- a CDS encoding LysM peptidoglycan-binding domain-containing protein translates to MSTYSVRSGDTLSAIAKRFGTSVSSLAKSNNIKNPNLILAGQKLTVPGASKPARPGDSFEPTKPAPSKPAPAKPSTGAAAGPVRDDDGRKFPTSADGTPMFRQGDPQWGGRRLGSSSSLSAAGCAMTATAMAVSKISGKVINPGELDQHLDKNGGYSGNALIWGKASQMAGLGAGKPGWSFDNINKQIDAGRPVVVGVDYRAGSNGGSNGTDHWITVTHRKGNTYFANDPATGKEIALKRDGNRLVGGPSNYKTTGELVTFSGGNPRPGTAPAGGGTSTPSAAGGSVKGLSLPGGDLKKGSKGAAVEQLQKALVKAGHMTQAEMNTGPGIFGSRTEGALKEFQAAHGVPNTGFYGPLTRKAFEKLGAKVGGTTGPGPVTPPPSGGTKGGVSLAQLRKVMPNLSEAKAREYLPHLNKAMAEANINTPKRQAAFLAQLAHESGEFRYMEEIASGAAYEGRKDLGNTQPGDGKRFKGRGPIQLTGRANYTAASKALGIDLVNNPKRAADPDVGFRTAAWFWNTRNLNSYADAGNFREITRRINGGYNGLADREAYYRRALNALS